In the Advenella kashmirensis WT001 genome, one interval contains:
- a CDS encoding ABC transporter permease, translating to MAPVPPRLVVGGVASAGVSLVVAVTAVCSVGFLADRVSSGLNDNAGQVLGADLLFESDTPIEPEVVEQAHAMALQTAKTWQFPSMVTFDKQSRLASIKVVSEGYPLKGTVTLQGAGDEANSQNRQAVQRIPPAGTVWVDPALLAQLQASPEAQLRVGMKTLQVSAIIENEPDRNVAFVNIAPRLMMNEADMQATGLLVPGSRVKETLLMAGDAEAVAQMRTWLTARPAKGARSSAPIRPAPRSGHRWTALNSFCRWFLS from the coding sequence ATGGCGCCTGTTCCGCCGCGACTGGTTGTCGGGGGAGTTGCGTCTGCTGGCGTTAGCCTGGTGGTGGCGGTCACTGCGGTCTGCAGTGTGGGTTTTCTGGCCGATCGCGTCTCTTCGGGTCTGAATGACAACGCCGGCCAGGTGCTGGGCGCAGATCTGTTGTTCGAGTCCGATACGCCTATCGAGCCGGAGGTGGTCGAACAGGCCCACGCGATGGCGCTGCAAACGGCCAAGACCTGGCAATTTCCTTCCATGGTAACGTTTGACAAGCAGTCCAGGCTGGCCTCCATCAAAGTGGTGTCAGAGGGATATCCGCTAAAGGGCACCGTTACGCTGCAGGGCGCGGGCGATGAGGCAAACAGCCAGAACCGGCAGGCTGTACAGCGCATTCCGCCGGCGGGCACGGTATGGGTAGACCCGGCATTGCTGGCCCAGTTGCAGGCCTCGCCAGAGGCACAGTTGCGGGTTGGCATGAAAACACTGCAGGTGTCGGCAATCATTGAAAATGAGCCCGATCGCAATGTCGCCTTTGTTAACATCGCCCCGCGCCTGATGATGAACGAAGCGGACATGCAGGCCACCGGGCTGCTGGTGCCGGGCAGCCGGGTCAAAGAAACCCTGCTGATGGCCGGCGATGCCGAGGCAGTCGCGCAAATGCGCACCTGGCTGACTGCCAGGCCGGCCAAGGGCGCCAGATCATCGGCACCGATTCGGCCCGCCCCGAGATCCGGGCATCGCTGGACCGCGCTGAACAGTTTCTGTCGCTGGTTTCTGTCTTAA